The Microbacterium sp. SORGH_AS_0862 region GGCGCTCGGGTGTCGGGCGGACCCGCTGCAGGTGAGCCTCGAGTTCGGAGCTGTCGAAGTCCGGGTCGTCACCGTCCCTCGTGACGGGCACCGAGAGCACATCGTTGCCGAGTCCGACGACGAGTTCGGCGGTGCCCTCCGGATCGATGGGGATCCGCACCGCGGCCGCTTCACCACGCTTGGCGAGCTCCGCCGTCAATTCGACGAGGAGGCGCGCCACATCGTCGGTGGTCAGAACGTTCTCGCCGGCGTAGGTGATGCGTCTCATGCATCCACCATGCGCTGCCGTCCACCCCGGCACGGGGCGGTTGCGACGACCCCTGCGGTGGTCTAGGCCCGCGCCCTCGCACTCGGCCCGAAGCTGCTGATCGCGGACGAGCCGACCAGTGCGCTCGACGTGTCGGTGCAGGCGACGGTGCTGGAGCTGTTCGCGGCACTCCAGCGGGAGCTGGGCTTCGCGTCACTGTTCATCAGCCATGACCTCGCCGTCATCGACGCCGTGGCGGATCGCGTCGTCGTCCTCCGACGGGGTGAGGTGCGCGAGCAGGGAACGACCGCGCAGGTGCTCCTGCATCCACAGGACGCCTACACAGAGCGCCTCCTGACGTCGTTGCCGGTGCCGGATCCGGTGGCGCAGGCGGAGCGCCGCGCCGCCTGGCTGGCGCTGCCGCCCGAAGCGGGGCGCTGAACGACGCGTGCGCCGGGCCATCATCCCGCGGGCCAGGTCCCGGCGCACGCATCCGCTCATCCGCGCAGGGGCGTGATGCCCTGCGCCGTCCGCGGGAAGGTCGCGAGGACGGCGGGGTCGATACTGAGGTGGGCGGAGACGAGCTGGGGCGGCACGTGCGCCAGCCAGTTGGCGAGACTGATCTCCTCGTACCTGTCGGTGCGGAACACCTCGAGGAACTGCAGGATGTCGTCGCCGGTGTTCTCGATGTAGTGGCCGTAGTTCTTCTTCACGATCCCGACATCGCCCGGCCGGAAATCCGTCGTGTTGGCGTGCGGGCCCGTGTTGAACACGGTCATGCGGGCGGAGCCGCGCAGGTAGTACTGCCACTCGTCGGCGTTGGGATGCCAGTGCAGCTCACGCATCGAACCGGGCTCGACCGTCACGAGAGCCGCCGCGACGGTGTTCGAGTACTCGTAGTTGGTGGAATCGGCGACCTGCACACTGCCGCCCGAGTTCTGATACCGCGGCTGAGAGCGCGACAGACGGAAGATGACCGGCTCCATGCCCCACTCGACGCCCGCGGCGGCCTGATCGACCTCCAGGGCGGGCGGCTCGTCGCCGGGGAAGATCCAGAGGTTGTGCAACGGGATGTCGGAGAAGACCTCCTGAGCGACCCCGAAGTTCTTCGCCAGCACGTCCGGCGGCGTGTGCGCGAACCAGTCCGTCAGCAGAAGCGTGTTCGACTCCGACTGCTGCCCGTCGTCGAAAGCAAGCACGAAATCCGCGCCGTCCGGACCCAGTCCCTGCAGCGAGTGCGGGGTCCCCGCGGGGAAGAACCACAGGTCGCCTTCCTCCACGTCCTCCACCGCCGGCAGCCCCGAACGGCTCAGGGTCGTCACACGAGCTTTGCCGCGCGTCATGACAGCCCATTCCGCGGTCTGATGCCAGTGCAGCTCGCGGATACCACCCGGCTCGAGGTACATGTTGACGCCGGCGATCTCGTCCGAGATGTGGAAGTCGCTGCTGGTGAGCTCACGCGCCCATCCCCCGCGCTGCACGCGACGAGGCGAGATGTTGAACGAGGACCAGAAGAACGGCTGCGTCGAGATGTCGGTGGCCGGGGCGTCGATCTGGTTCGGGAACTGCGACGCGATGACGGGGTTCTGCGGACCGGTCATGACGGTGCTCTGCGGCCGGTCCACCGTGTTGACCCCGCCCTCCGGCGGAAGGTCAGGATTGCCGAGTGTGGCCGCCTCGTGATGCGGCGCGGTGCTGTCCGGGGTGTCCATGGTGATGCTCCTTCGTCCCGTGAACTGGATGCCGGTGAGTCTCGCCGAGCCGCATCCCGACCTGGCACCGCGTGGTGACGGAAGTCGCTTCGACGCGCGTCGAGCCTCGGACGCCCCTCGTCAGGGAGCGGGGCGGCTTCCGACGCAGAGCGGATGCGGGCTACCGGCACCGCTCATAGGTTCGGGCCGTACGCGCCGCGCCGCGCCGCCGGGCGCCTCGCGAGCGAGCACAGGAACCTGAGGAGAACCCGCCCATGTCCGATATCACCGTCGTCCTCGTCCACGGCGCCTTCGCCGAGTCCTCGAGCTGGAACGGCGTCCTCACCCTCCTGCAGGATGCGGGCGTCGACGCGATCGCGACGCCGAATGCGCTGCGCAGCGTGACCACGGATGCCGAGAACGTGCGTCGCCTCGTGGACTCGCTGCCCCGCGACGTGCTGCTGGTAGGCCACTCGTACGGCGGTGCGGTCATCATCGAAGCCGGCGCAGGAAACGTCAAGGTCAAGGGACTCGTATACGTTGCGGCCTTCGCACCCGACCACGGCGAAAACGCTCTCGACCTGACGGGTCAGTTCCCGGGCAGCACCCTGGGTGAGCGCGTGCGCCCGTATCCGCTCGGCGACGGCACGAACGATCTCGTCGTCGACCGCGCGCTGTTCCCCGACCAGTTCGCCGCCGACGTACCGCTCGAGGTCGCGAAGCTGTCCGCCCTCGCCCAGCGCCCGGTCCGGGACTACGCCCTCGGCGAGGGCCTGCCCGCCGAGACGCCGGCATGGAAGACTCTCCCGTCGTGGTTCGTCTACGGCACGGGCGACAAGAACATCCCCGAGGCCGGGCTCGCGTTCATGGCGGAGCGTGCCGGCTCGCGCGGCACCCGCGTGATCGACGGTGCGTCGCACTCGGTCATGGTCTCGAACCCCGGGGCGGTCGCTGAACTGATCAAGACGGCACTCGCAGAGCTCGCCTGACCCTCGCGCCTGCCCGGCGCGGCATCATCCCGCGCCGGGCAGGGATCGGCCGGGTGGAGCAGGTCCGGTGACGCGACAGCTGCACGACGGATGAGGGATTGAGCGCCACACCGACCGCAGGAGGCCTCATCTGCACCACGTCTCGTGCAGATGTCGCATCTCCCGGGCGCCACGACGTCTGCGCGAGACGGGTCCGTGGGTCGTACGACCCACCCCGGAAACGAGAAAACCCCCGGATAACCGGGGGTTCTTCGGTGCGCGATACTGGGATCGAACCAGTGACCTCTTCCGTGTCAGGGAAGCGCGCTACCGCTGCGCCAATCGCGCCTGTACAGGCTGTTCAGTTATGGGCGAGGTGGCGACGGGATTCGAACCCGTGTAAACGGCTTTGCAGGCCGGTGCCTAGCCGCTCGGCCACGCCACCGTGTGTGGTTCGACCCACGTGACGTGATCTCCCCGGAGGGAGATCCCCGCACTCGAGCGGATGACGAGACTCGAACTCGCGACCCTCACCTTGGCAAGGTGATGCGCTACCAACTGCGCTACATCCGCATTTCGTTCCCGATCTCTCGGGCACTTGGAAAACATTATCCCAACTCCGACGCTTCGCAAAACCGAGACGGGCCCGCGCGTGTCTCGCGGTCTGGTCAACGGAGCCCGCCCGCATCCGGTATGCTCGATTCTCGGACCCACGGGTCATGGGCGATTGGCGCAGTTGGTAGCGCGCTTCCTTCACACGGAAGAGGTCATCAGTTCGAGTCTGGTATCGCCCACCATGAAAGCCCCCGGTTCAGCCGGGGGCTTCGTGTTTTCCCGGGCTGCCCGCACCGTCGTCACGGAGTCCTTCGCCGAAGAAATCGGTAACCCGTGTAGGCGGCGAGGAGCGCCCACACGGCCCAGAGGATCCAGACACCCGCCACGCCCACGACCGGTCCGCTCGTGCAGTAGCTTGCGTCGGGGTCCGCACCCGAGTCGTAGCAGACTCCCTGGCTGGAGGTCGTGATGAACAGGACGACCGCGGCGCCGATGAGGACAAGCGCTCCCCAGACCAGTCCGCGGAGAGCCGACCTCCATGTTCGCCGCATGGGCCGAGGCTACAGGTGAACGCGTCCGGATCCACGCCGAGCCCACGAAAAGATCCGTGACACACCAGGATGGACGCATGCCGTCTGCGCCGAAGCCTCCGCAGCTGAACACGCTCCACCTCGACGACCTCGCCGAGGCAAGCCCTGAGGAGTTGCATCCCGGGGCGACGCTGACCGGCAGGAGCCTCGGCGTCGACCAGCGCTCACCCGTCGATCTCACCGACACCAGACTCGACGGCGTCCGCTTCGATCGATTCGTCGCCCCCGAGCTGCGCCTGCGCGGCGCGGGCCTGCTGGAGGTCGCGTTCGACGCCCTCGACGTCCCCGTCGTGGACGCCGCGCGCACAGACTGGTCTGACGCCCGCCTCAGCGGCCGTGTCGGAGCTCTCACCGCGTACGACAGCTCGCTGCGCAGCATCCACTTCACCGGATGCCGGCTGGGCTTCGTGAACCTGCGCGGCGCAGAGCTGCTCGATGTCCAATTCACGGACTGCTCGATCGACGAACTCGATCTGGGCGAGACGCGATGCCGTCGGGTGCGGTTCACGGACACGCGGATCGCCTCACTCGAGGTGCCTCGCGCATCCTTGACGAACGTCGACTTCCGAGGCGCGACGCTCTCGGCTGTCTCGGGCGTCGGCCATCTGTCCGGTGCCACGATCACCCACGAGCAGGCGCTTCAGTTGGCGCCGCTCCTCGCGGCGCACGTCGGGATCTCGATCAGCGACGATTGACGCTCATCGCCACCCGAAGCGCGCGCGCAAGGCGTCCGCGACGCGGGCGAAGCGCACCGCGTCCAGCGCCGCCCCCTCACGGCGCAGTCCCGCGTGGGACACACTGTAGAGCTGATCGATGTCGGCCCATGACGGGCGGCGCTTCGGGTCCCACCCACCTGCTCCCAGAGCGACGTACGCGTCAGAGCCCGGATGCGCACGACTGGTGAGTTTGACCGCGTAGACACGGTCGCGGCTCTGACGTGCGATGACGAGCACGGGACGGTCCTTACCGCGCCCATCACGTTCGGCGTACGGCACCCATGTCCAGACGATCTCCCCCGCATCCGGGATCCCATCGTGACGCGGCGCATACGCGAGCCTCAGACGCCCCGCGGAACGAGGATCCACCTCGTAGGTCTGAGTGGACGCCGCAGGACGTACCAGGCGCAGGACACCGCGGCCGAGACGGGAGAGCAGACCCATCGGGCCAGCCTATCCAGCCCGACGGATGCCGCAGATGCCGAAAGGAGAGGGCGCCGCGGTGATCCGCGACGCCCTCCCCTGCTGGAGACGATGAGTCAGGACTGCTCGGCGAGCGAGTAGCCTTCCTCGCCGTGAACCGTGGAGTCCACGCCGGCGAGCTCGTCCTCGTTCTTGATGCGGAAGCCGATGGTCTTCTCGATCGCGAAGCCGATGATCCAGGCCACCACGAAGGAGTAGACCAGCACGCCCACCGCGGCGATGACCTGCAGCACGAGCTGCTCGTAGTTGCCGCCGACGAACAGGCCCGTCTCGGTTGCGAAGAAGCCGAGGTAGATCGTTCCGATCAGACCACCGACGAGGTGGATGCCGACCACATCGAGCGAGTCGTCGTAGCCGAGCTTCCACTTGAGCTCGATCGCGAGAGCACACACAGCACCGGTGACGACACCGAGCAGCAGGGCCCAGCCGGGCGTGAGGTTGGCGCACGAGGGGGTGATGGCGACGAGACCGGCGACCGCACCCGAGGCGGCGCCCACCGAGGTGGCCTTGCCGTCCTTGAGCTTCTCGACGACGAGCCAACCGATGATGGCCGCGGCGGTCGCACCCAGCGTGTTGATGATGATGAGACCGACCGAAGAGTCCTCGGTGCCGAGCAGACCGAAGGTGCCCTCAGCGCCGGCGTTGAAGCCGAACCAGCCGAACCAAAGGATGGCCGCACCGAGCATGACGAGCGGCACGTTGTGCGGCTTCGTGATGCCCTTCTGGAACCCGATGCGCTTGCCGAGGACCAGCGCGAGCGCGAGCGCCGCAGCACCGGCGTTGATGTGCACGGCCGTACCACCGGCGTAGTCGATGACCGACGTCGAGAAGCCGAAGGTCTCCCCCAGCTTCATGACCCAGCCGCCACCCCAGACCCAGGCTGCGACGGGGAAGTAGACCACCGTGGCCCAGACGCCGGCGAAGATCATCCAAGCGCCGAACTTGGCGCGGTCGGCGATCGCACCGGAGATCAGGGCGACGGTGATGATCGCGAACGTAGCGCCGTAAGTGGCACCGACGAGACCGTTGTCGTCGAGGCCGCCCAGGCCGAAGTCGGAGAAGGGGTTGCCGGCGAACGACAACGGGCTTTCGACGGCGCTCATGTTGAACCCGTAGAGGATCCACAGGACGCTGACCAGGCCCAGCGCGCCGAAGCTCATCATCATCATGCTGACGACGCTCTTGGCCTTGACGAGTCCTCCGTAGAAGAACGCGACGCCCGGCGTCATGAAGAGCACAAGTGCCGTCGCAGCGACGGACCAGGCGAGATTTCCGCTATCCATGAAATTCCTCATCCATGTCGTGTTACTCGAGGTAATCCCAGGGCCGCAGATCGGGTCGCAGCTCCTCAGGACGTCCACAGTTTGTCGAGAAGGAGTTCCAGTGGTGCGCGAATGGTGTTTCGGCTTTGTTACAGCGAGCCCGCCACGGTAAACAACAGGTTTCCCCACACCGGGAACCCGCCAGGGATCGCGGCTCAGGAGTGGGTGAGCGCGATCAGTCGTGAGATGGCACGCAGGTACTTCTTGCGGTAGCCGCCCGCGAGCATCTCGTCACCGAACACCTCGTCCAACGCCACGCCGGTGGAGCGGACCGGGATCTGCGCGTCGTACGCGCGATCGACGAAGGCGACGAAGCGGAGGGCCGCGGACTGGTCGGTCAGCTGATGTACGTCGCGGAGTCCGATGGTCGTCACGCCGTCGATGAGGCGGATGTATCGCGACGGGTGGACTTTTGCCAGATGGGCGATGAGGCTCGCGAACTCGTCATCGGAGACGACTCCGGATCCAGCGGCCTCGGCGAGAGCGCCCTCGTATGCTCCCGGCTCCAGAACGACGGCATGGCCGTCCACCGCGCGCTGGCGATAGTCGACGCCGTCGATGCGCAGCGTCTCGAACGAGGCCGACATCGCCTGGATCTCGCGTAGGAAGTCCTGTGCGGCGAAGCGCCCCTCGCCGAGTGCGTTCGGCGGGGTGTTCGAGGTGGCAGCCAGCTTGGTGCCGGATGCGACGAGCTCGCCGAGCAGGCGCGTCATCACCATCGTGTCGCCCGGGTCGTCCAGCTCGAACTCATCGATGCACAGAAGGTCGGAGCCGCGGAACAGCTCGACGGTCTGCTGGTAGCCGAGCGCGCCGACCAGCGCCGTGTATTCGATGAACGAGCCGAAGTACTTCCGGCGCGCGGGCATCGCGTGATAGATCGATGCGAGCAGGTGCGTCTTGCCGACACCGAAGCCGCCGTCGAGGTAGACGCCGGGCTTGCGCTCGGGTGAGCGGGGGGCGCGGCGGAACAGACCGCGCTTGGGTGTCTCGGCCACGGCACCGGCGAACTCACGAAGCGTCTGCTTGGCCTCTGCCTGCGAGGGGAAGGCATCATCCGCCCGGTAGGTGTCGAAGCTCGCGTCGGCGAACTGTGGTGGAGGCACGAGGGAGGCGACCATCTCGGCACCGGTCACCTGCGGCGACCGCTCGGCGAGGTGCACGAATGCGTTCTGGTGAGCGGGCGAAGTCATGCGGGATCCTGTGTCACACGGTTACGGAGCGGATGCGGACGCGGCGACGCGAACCTAGGCTCGGTCGAGCGACGTGCTCACTTTACGTGCTCGGTCGCACCCCGACTGAACAGGAGATCCCCGTGCCCGTCGACCTCGATGCCTCGTCCGAGAAGTTCGCCGCCTACGCGCACCCCGAGCGACTCGTCACCACGCAATGGCTGCAGGATCGCCTGGGCACTCCGGGACTCGTCGTCGTCGAGTCGGATGAGGACGTTCTCCTGTACGAGACGGGACACATCCCCGGCGCGGTGAAGGTGGACTGGCACACCGAGCTGAACGATCCCGTCGTGCGCGATTACGTCGACGGTCACGGGTTCGCCGAGCTCCTCAGCAGCAAGGGCATCTCGCGCGACGACACCGTCGTCATCTACGGCGACAAGAACAACTGGTGGGCGGCCTACGCACTGTGGGTGTTCTCACTGTTCGGACACGAGGATGTCCGCCTGCTCGACGGCGGCCGCGACCGGTGGATCGCCGAGGGGCGGGAGATCACGACCGAGCCCGCGAGTCGCGCGCGCACCGAGTACCCCGTCATCGAGCGCGACGACAGCGCTCTGCGCGCCTATAAGGAAGACGTCCTGGCACACCTCGGACATCCGCTGATCGACGTGCGGTCACCCGAGGAGTACTCGGGTGAGCGCACCAGCGCTCCCGCCTACCCCGAGGAGGGCGCGCTGCGTGCCGGCCACATCCCCTCGGCGCAGAGCGTGCCGTGGGCACGCGCGGTCGCCGAGGACGGCACGTTCAAGACCCGCAAGGACCTGGATGCGATCTACCGCGATGAGGCCGGTCTGACCGACGGCGAGCCGGTCGTCGCATACTGCCGGATCGGTGAGCGCTCCAGCCACACCTGGTTCGTCCTGAAGCACCTGCTCGGTTTCGAAGACGTCCGCAACTACGACGGGTCCTGGACCGAGTGGGGCAGCGCGGTGCGTGTCCCCATCGTCACCGGCGCGGAGCCGGGCGAGGTGCCCGGCCGCTAGACGCTGCATGCGAGAATGTCGCGGATGACCGACAGCGCCCTCCCCGAGAAGCTCGCCGAGATCCGCGAGGACTTCCTCGCCCTCGCCGAACCCGAACGCCTGCAGCTTCTTCTGGAGTTCTCGCAGGAGCTCCCGCCGATCCCTACGGAGTACGAGGGGCACCCCGAGTTGTGCGAGCGGGTGGCCGAGTGCCAGTCCCCCGTGTACATCGTCGTCGATGTGGATGGCGAGGGCATCGTCGCCATGCACGCCGCAGCCCCGGCGGAGGCTCCCACGACCCGAGGCTTCGCGAGCATCCTCGCCCAGGGTCTGACCGGCCTCACGGTCGCCGACGCGCTCGCGGTTCCCGATGACTACCCGCAGAGCCTGGGCCTGACCCGCGCGGTGTCCCCTCTGCGCATCGCGGGGATGACGGGGATGCTCCTGCGCGCGAAGCGACAGATCCAGCGCAAGAGCGGCGCGTGAGCATGCACCTCACGCGTGTCATCCCCCGTCCTGTGGAACGCATCGACGCCGATGGCGACTCAGGGCTTGCGTGGCTCCGCGCCGAGTACGAACCGGATGCTGAGCGGTCGGTGCGCCTCAACATGATCACGTCGTTGACGGGTTCTGCGACCGGCGCGGACGGCACGAGCGACACGCTGTCGAGTCCCGTCGATCGACGCATCCTGGGGGTGATCCGCGGGTGGAGCGATGTCGTGGTCGTAGGAGCACAGAGCGTGCGCGCCGAGCGGTACGTCGTCCCCAAGCGCACCCGGCTGGCGATCGTCACACGAACGGGACGGCTCGAGGGCCACCAGCTGGCGCCGGACGACGACACTGCCCGCGTCTTCCTCGTCTGCGCCGAGCGCGATGCCGACACCGTGAGAAGCAACAGCGAAAGTCTGGGGCTCGACGTCATCGCCGTTCCCGGCGACGATCTCGACCCTTCCCGCGTCATCTCGGCCTTCGCGGATCGGGGATGGCTGCGTGTCGTCTGCGAGGGCGGGCCGACGCTCGCCTCTCAATTCGCTCAGGCGGGGGTGATCGACGAGTTCTGCGTTTCTGTCGCACCGCAACTCGTACCGGCGACCGCGCCGTTCATCCGTGTGCCCGACGGTCACGCCTTGGCGGCTCCGCACGGTCTGCTCGTCGATGACTCCGGCTTCAGCTTTCTGCGGGCTCGACCGTCGGCGTGAGTCCCTGCGCCCGCACCCAGTCGCGGATGCGCGCGCTCCACCGCTGCTCGTCGTAGTTCCACAGCTTCGTGTGGCGAGCCACCTCGAAGACCTCGAGCTCGACGAGATCGGGCCGCGCCTGCCGGAGATCGTGCGATGCGTCCGAGGGGACGAAGCCGTCGTCGTCGCTGTGCAGGATGAGGATCGGATCACGCAGCTCGTCCGCCCGCGCGACGACATCCAGCCGATCGAACGGGATCGGCGCGCCCGTGCGGGTGAAGGCCGTGCCCCAGTCCGACTCCAGCGCCGAGATGGCGAGCTTGGTGACGGTGGGCGGGAGCTTCATGAGGCCCGCCTGGTAATCGAGCACGACGCGCCAGTCGATGACCGGAGAGTCCAGCACGACACCGGCGATCATGTCCCGGTGGGCCGAGCTGAGCGCCAGCTGCAGCGCGATCGCGCCGCCCATCGACCATCCCATGAGCAGGATGCGGCGGGCGCCGTTGCGGCGGGCGAAGCCGATCGCCGCATCGACATCGCGCCACTCCGTGGCACCGAGCCCATAGGTGCCGGTGCGGCTACGCGGCGCCTCGCCGTCGTTGCGGTACGAGACGACGAGCGTGGTGATGCCCAGGTTGCGCATGAGAGGAACGGCACGGAGGCACTCCGCGCGGGTCGTGCCGCGGCCGTGGATCTGGATGCACCACAGATCCGTGTCCTGCTCGGCCGGGAAGAGCCACGCGGGGCACGGCCCGACCGCCGAACCGATGAGCTGCGAGCTGAAGGGCAGCTGCAGTTGTTCCGGTCGGTCGAAATACCAGCCGCTGAAGGCCGCCTCGGCGGAAAGGCGCGCATCCGAACCGACGTGCGTCAGCAGCTTGCGCTTGACGCCCGCTTCGTTCTCGGCCAGCACGCTGCCGAGCTTGACGTAGTCCTCTGTGCCGCGAGTGAACAGGCCGTAGCGCCCCGGCAGCTCGGTGTCGTCGTTGCGCTCGAGGGTGATCGTCTGCGAGGCCGGGTCCAGTGCGAGGATGCGGGTGTCGGCACGACGGCCGGCGGGCGTCACGACCTGACGCGCGACCCGGATGGCGACGGCTCCGATCAGGGCGGAGCAGAGCGCGGTCGCGGTCGCGAGAGCGACGGCTGCGCCGCGGAAGAGGGCGAAGGCGGTGGGTGAGGCGCCATGGCGGGCGGCGCGCCTGGAGTCCAACATCGTGGCTTCACTCTAGTCTGTCGCCGTGCCCTCCGACCCAGCCGCACCCGCGTCTGCACTCGACGACGCCGTCGCGCGGATCCTCGAGGTTTCGTTCCGCGAGGACCTCGTCGTGCGTCAGATTCCGGCTCCGTCCGGGATCGCACCCGCATCGTTCGCGTTGGCGGGCGACGTGCGCCCCGAACCCGGCGAGCAAGAATCCGCCTTCGGCACGGGTCGCTTCCTCCTCCTGCACGACGCGTCGGAGCCGGAGCCCTGGGACTCACCGTGGCGCATCGTGTGCTTCGCGCAAGCTCCTCTGGACACGGAGATCGGCACGGATCCGCTGGTGGCCGATGTCGCCTGGTCCTGGCTGGTCGACGCCCTCCAGGCCCGCGGTGCCGGCTATCACGCCGCATCGGGCACGGCCACGAAGACCCTCTCGAAGGGGTTCGGTTCGCTCGCCGTAGAGGGCGACGGCGCCCAGATCGAACTGCGTGCGTCCTGGTCGCCGGAGGGCGATATCGAACGGCACGTCGAAGCGTGGGCAGAATTGGTATGCATGCTCGCCGGGCTCCCACCCGGCTCGGAAGGGATCGCGCAGATCCGGGGAAGGGGTTCATCCCGTGCCTGAGTACTCCGTCATCGCCGACGAAGCAGAGTTCACGTCGGCGATAGAGAGACTCGCCGAGGGTGAAGGTCCGTTCGCTGTCGACGTGGAGCGTGCATCCGGTTTCCGCTACTCGCAGCGGGCCTACCTGGTGCAGATCTACCGGCGCGGGTCGGGCGTGTTCCTCATCGACCCGCCAGCCCTCTCCGACTTCACCCCGCTGCAGGCCGTCCTGGCCACGGCGGACTGGGTGCTCCACGCTGCCAGCCAGGACCTGCCCTCGCTGCGGGAGCTGGGTCTGGAGCCGCCGCGCATCTTCGACACCGAACTCGCCTCGCGGCTTCTCGGACACGCCCGCGTCGGGCTGGGGGCCGTCGTCGAAGACACGCTCGGCATCACCCTCGCCAAGGCGCACTCCGCGGCGGATTGGTCGACGCGGCCGCTCCCCCAGTCCTGGCTCGAGTACGCCGCGCTGGATGTGGTGCATCTGGTCGACGTGCGCGACGCACTCGTGTCGGAGCTTGCCGAGCAGGGGAAGACCGACCTGGCAGAGGAGGAGTTCCAGGCCGTGCTGGACCGGCCCGTCAAGCCGCCGCGCACGGATCCCTGGCGACGATTGAGCGGCCTGCACACCCTCCGGGGGCGGCGCAACCTCGCCGTCGCTCGCGCTCTCTGGCAGGCACGGGAAGATCTCGCCGTCGCACAGGACGTGTCGCCGGGCCGCCTCGTGCCCGACCGGGCTCTCGTGGCGGCCGTGGCGGCCGCCCCCGACAGCAAGCGTGCTCTCGCCGCGGTGAAGGAGTTCACCGGTCGGGCGAGCCGCTCGGAGCTCGACCGATGGTGGGCGGCCATAGAGGAGGGACGCGCAGCGACGGACCTCCCCCTCGAACGCGTCGGCAGCGACGCGCTGCCCCCGCCCCGCGCATGGATCGACCGCAACCCCGAGGCCGATGCCCGTCTGAAGGCCGCGCGGCCCCTCGTCGAAGCGCGCGCCGAAGAGCTGACGATGCCGACCGAGAACCTGC contains the following coding sequences:
- a CDS encoding HRDC domain-containing protein, giving the protein MPEYSVIADEAEFTSAIERLAEGEGPFAVDVERASGFRYSQRAYLVQIYRRGSGVFLIDPPALSDFTPLQAVLATADWVLHAASQDLPSLRELGLEPPRIFDTELASRLLGHARVGLGAVVEDTLGITLAKAHSAADWSTRPLPQSWLEYAALDVVHLVDVRDALVSELAEQGKTDLAEEEFQAVLDRPVKPPRTDPWRRLSGLHTLRGRRNLAVARALWQAREDLAVAQDVSPGRLVPDRALVAAVAAAPDSKRALAAVKEFTGRASRSELDRWWAAIEEGRAATDLPLERVGSDALPPPRAWIDRNPEADARLKAARPLVEARAEELTMPTENLLTPELLRRVAWEPPTPIDADTVGAALLDLGARHWQVRETAQVIADAFVASVQSVENAAEGAS
- a CDS encoding S9 family peptidase, producing MLDSRRAARHGASPTAFALFRGAAVALATATALCSALIGAVAIRVARQVVTPAGRRADTRILALDPASQTITLERNDDTELPGRYGLFTRGTEDYVKLGSVLAENEAGVKRKLLTHVGSDARLSAEAAFSGWYFDRPEQLQLPFSSQLIGSAVGPCPAWLFPAEQDTDLWCIQIHGRGTTRAECLRAVPLMRNLGITTLVVSYRNDGEAPRSRTGTYGLGATEWRDVDAAIGFARRNGARRILLMGWSMGGAIALQLALSSAHRDMIAGVVLDSPVIDWRVVLDYQAGLMKLPPTVTKLAISALESDWGTAFTRTGAPIPFDRLDVVARADELRDPILILHSDDDGFVPSDASHDLRQARPDLVELEVFEVARHTKLWNYDEQRWSARIRDWVRAQGLTPTVEPAES
- a CDS encoding DUF3000 domain-containing protein codes for the protein MPSDPAAPASALDDAVARILEVSFREDLVVRQIPAPSGIAPASFALAGDVRPEPGEQESAFGTGRFLLLHDASEPEPWDSPWRIVCFAQAPLDTEIGTDPLVADVAWSWLVDALQARGAGYHAASGTATKTLSKGFGSLAVEGDGAQIELRASWSPEGDIERHVEAWAELVCMLAGLPPGSEGIAQIRGRGSSRA